The window ACAACAACTTGCGTGGGGAGTAAGTAGATCTGGATAATGACCCCTCAAGGCATTATTTACCCTTGTGCCCCTACATTTACCACCCAGGGAGTTAACCGGACCAGTGAAATTAGCCTCACCCCCTCCACTCCATAGCGTTTGCCCTCACGCAGCCCTTCTGGCTGCAGGCTCTctgggaggtgggaaggagaCGCCAGGAAGCCAAAGTTTTCAGACTTTATTTACTGCTGAAAGAGGCAGCGGCTGCTGTGAGGGGGACAGAGTCAAGGGAGTGGGGAAAAGGGACCCCCCACAGATCAGCTCTTCCCTGTACATTTCAGAAGGTCTGAGCCTGGGATGGTCACAGGCTAAAGACAGTcaagtggggagagggaggaacaaaggggatgaggggagaagagagagggagatggaAGGAAAATCCAGAGAGAACAGACTGTGGTGATGAATGGGGTGTATTGGGAGATAGCTAGATAGAGGCTACGTATTGGGGATGCATGGATAGAtaataataatccctagctcATCTACAGTCCTttccatcagcagatctcaaagtgttttacaaagcagttcaggatcattatccccattttgtggatggggaaactgaggcatagagctaGACCGTCCCTTGACCAAGGTCGCCTAGCAGTAGAACCTAGGTCTCTGTGAGTCCCAGTCCACtgtgctaaccactaggctacactGTCTCCCAGGTCAGTCCCTTGATAGATGCTGTGTGTGGGATTGATAGCGAGGTAGAACGGAGTGCATGGGGAGGCATGGATGGTTATGTacggagggagaaagagagacagacagacagacagatacccCCCCCACCAAAGCGTCACAGCCAAGCAACACTGTTCAGTGCCTGTGGCACCAGAGCATACCATGCAAGTGGAACTGGGCATGGAGGGGGTTGGGTCAGACTCTGGGGTCGTTGACGTGGCCCATGAACATGGGGAAGCTGTGGTTGTCATTCCACAGCACGAAGAAGAAGGGCTGCTGCACATCGAAAACCCAGGCGGTGCGGGCCACCGAAAAGGCCGTGGCAGCCACGgcctccaccccttcctcatTCAGCTCCAGCATGGCCCGCTGCTGGGCGCTTGTCACCAACAGATCCTCTGCCTCTGAGATGCCGCACAGGTTGGAGTCATAGAAAATGCCGTAGTCTGGAGAACAGGCAGAGACGGGAGGATGTAGAAGCCACACCTCAGTCCCCAGGAGTCTGTCCCAGTCCTGGAGACCCCACCCTCACCCCGGGTAGAGACCAGAGCCAGAGATCAGCCATGGAGATGGACCACTCTGAACCAGGGGAGCCCATGATACATCCAGTGGCCTCATGGGACCAAGAGACATGGGACTGATCAGCTATGGGAATGGGTCATTCAAAACCAAGGGAGCCTGTGATGTGTCCAAAAGTCAAATGGAGCCAATAGACATTGGTGTGTTGGATTGGCCATGGAGATGGATCACTCGAAACCAGGCGTCCATGATCCATCCAGCAGTGTCACATATCCATCAGACATGGGATAGATCAATCAAGGAAATGGGTCACTCAGAACCAGGGAGCTGTAGGGTCGGTCCATGGTCTGTCCACTGGTCTCACAGACCCAGTAGACACTGGTGTGGTGGATTAGCCATGGGAATGGGTCCCTCAGAAGCAGTGGTCTGACTCCAGCCCTCAAGAAATGACATAATTGCTCATCCATTCCCCTCCAGGAAGTGATGTCACAACACCCCTGCTCTGatgtcccttcctgcccagcaggggagtgggctctcttgcctcttcccctcccacccctagtaccccccagcccagcccccgctGCCGCCATCCACCACCCGTTCAGCACCATCCTTACCCATCTCCCCCAAGATGTCCATGAGGTTGTGGGAGCTGTCCAGCTTCAACTTGGGCAGGCTCACCACAGTGGATTTGAAGGGGGAGTCCATCAGCTTCTTCATCACTGCAGTGAAGGTCTCTTTGGTCAGCTTCCGCTCTACCTCAGCGAGCATCTGGGACACATGCTGGGGCACGATGACTATGAGGCTCATGTTGTGGGACAGCTGCAGCCGGCCAACCTTGGGGGAAGATGACACAAAGGCCTCTCTGTGCTGAGGGCCTGTCCTCAGCCCCGATCAAACGTCCCCTTCTCCCGTCCATCCCTTCCTGTGCCACAGCTGGGCCCCCATCACCCTATCCCCCTATTCCTGGAGTCCTTTCAATGGGACCTCCAAGACACCTGCGGGCGTGAACAAGCAGCATGTCACTGATTGCAGTCTTGGTCAGCTGGGGATCAGGCCCTTTGGGCCTACACCTACCCTGCTCCACCAACTGCAACCCCTGCGAGCCAGGGAATGGGTACATGGTGCCTTTgctgccccactccccatccctgggacagcaTCCATTTCTCCCACATGCTTTTGTGTCCCCAAGTCCCGCCCCCTTCCCGTTCTTCATCCTGTCCACTCCCACGCCTGGGCAATTAGGGCCGAGTGACACTTTTTcatcaaaccattttttttcaaccaCATTTCCTCCAAAACTTCCCACCAAACATATTTTGGGACAAAACAGtggaaaatgaatattttccaTTAAATGGCTTCAGGTTTCAAAAGCCAGAAATGTTGctcactgactttttaaaaaaaactgaaaacaaatattttttgccaaaatcaaattaaaaaatgtgtttgaaacCAAAGAACACTTTTCTTCTTTATGTAAAcctgtttttttaaccaaatcCTGTTTTGTTCAAACAAAAGACCAATTTGgttttttactgaaaattttcaCCCCATAAAAAACGGATTTCCTTTTTaacagaaaactgatttttttaaccaaaaagcACTAGATTGTTGCTCTTACCAAACCCATGTTTACTTTCTACCCAAAAACCACTagaaaggacaaaaaaaattcttaaagaaaaccaattaaaaaaaaaaattcttgccaGAAATCAATTTTCTTTCGAAACAAAACACAGTGGTTTTAGAGCACTAAACTCAGTGTTTTCCCTGCTAACAACTGATTTGCTTTCtaacaaaaaaattgatttgcTGACAAAttgaaatgtgttagtttctcgTTTAAAAAAGTCACGgccaaacaaaccaaccacctctccccccacccaaaaaatctCTGAAATATGTGTTGCCTGGAAATCATGAAGGAAACAAACGTTTTTGGACTTTTCCCACAAAAAATCTTGGTGTTTTGTGACCAGCTCAGCAAATAATGCTAGGGTCAGTTGGTAATGTGGGACAATAAGGGCTTGCAGTTGTCAATGCTGACCATCTCTCTTAGGGTCTTATCCCAGCACCCAGCACCAGAATATCTGGGTGTCTTTCATGTAGAACCAATGCTGTGCTGGAGAAAAAGCTTCCCGGGCAATTACTGGATCCACGCTCTGTGCAGCCATGGATATTGGATGCCATGAGTTGAGAGTCCTCAGCTTGAGATCCCCACACCCCACCTGCACCTTGAGCCTGCTATTCTGAGAAGCTGGCTTCACTCAGATGAGATGGGAggtagggaggggagaggagtgtggAGAAGGGGGCACAGGGGACATCACTAAGTGACATTATGGAGGAGGTATGATGGGATGGAAAACAAGAAGGAGAAAGtggaagggagaaggaggggaaaatGGAGTTGCCATTGGAAGGTAGGCAAGGCAGGGGCCAAGAGGAGAGGGGTGTCGCACAGATCACCTGTGGGGGCTCACCTTGGCCTGCAAGCTGGGGTCATTGAAGAATGCCAGTGGGTACTTCTTGCTGGTCATCATGGGCACCCTGATTGGGGCCTGGCCCGGGCGGTAGAATGTCTCATTCACTGTGTTCTTCACTTTAAAGGTCGTCTTCCATTTGGCTTGAGGGCAAAAGGACAGGGAGATGTAGCCAGGGAGCACCCTCAGTGCATGCCACAAGGGGTATCCCAGAGGAGTCCCTCGAGGGCAGGGGGCTTGAGGGGATGAGCAGCCTGGAGGAGTCCCTTGTGGCAGGGAGCTCCAGGTGGGCTCCCTGGGGGCTCGGATATCTCAGGGGACAGGTCTCAGTGGGTGCAAGTATCACAGGGGTGGGTCTATCAGGAGTGGCAGAGGGAGCCTGTCCCTGGAGACTCGGAtattgaggggggaggggggaagcgtCCAAGGGACCTGGGTTTCTGGAGGGGATgtaggggggcaggggagcaggtcCTGGGCATGGCACAGTGCAATGCCCCCCTCCCTTACATTGGAAATAGACAGCGTTGAGCAGCACCAGCTGGACGTCAGGCTCCAGCTCCTTCAGCAGCCTCTTGATCTTGTTCTTGGTCACGTCTCTCACCCACTTGTTGATGAGTTGCAAGTCCTGGGTCTTGTTGCCACTGAGCTCCTGGGGCCGGCTGTTGTAGAAGCGCAGCGACTGGTTGAGGAAGGCTTCGTTCAGGGGCAGGCCTGCAAGCCGGGAAGGCAAGGGGATGAGGAACCGAATGCCATTGCTGCCCTGTGAAGCCCTCAAACTCCCCTCTGCCACCTGGGCAACACCAACCTCCCCTCACTCCCCTAACAACATCGCAAACCCTCTTCCTGACCATAGGAAGTTATACAACCCCTTGCCCcttccagtgcctcagtttccccatctgtaagatcaCCTCTCTGCTGAGCAGCTTTAGATGTCGGGGCCCTGTAGGGGAAATCGCAAGGGGATAACTTGTTTATTTACACCATCTCCACCTGTCCTGGAATGGGGTGGTCACAAAGAGCATTCAGGCTAATCCCCTTTCATAGATCCCAGTCCAGACTCCAATGCCCACTTCCCAGGAAGCAAGTCTGTCACCAGAATTGACTCTAGTTACAGACATGAAGGCAGAGAGCAAAGCCTTCTGCTGTTTGTAACAGCTCCTCCCAAAAAGAAACTGCATTACAAAACTAACAGCAACACAGCATGTCTCCAAAGCCTGAACACTTGCTcgcaggcttaaaaaaaaaaaaaaagagcttgtGAGGCTCTCTGCAACAGTACTGCCTTGGGACCCCTGCCATGACAATACCTCCTTCCCTGAAGGCATGCTGGAGAGCGGGAGTTggaatgtgctttgagatcctcagagggaAAAGCAAAGCACTGGCATTTCTCTGCTGACCTGAGTGCCGATGTGAAGCCCTCACACCCACTCACCTTGGCGGAGGAAGAACTTTGAGGCCGAGATCAAGGCCTGGGATTTGAGGAGCCGCTGCAGAGGAGTGTGGACACAGACGAGATCTGAGGGGTAGGAGAGGATGGACTCCAGCCGTTCTTTGGTTTCGCCCCGGGCCCCTGCATGAGAAGAACAAGTTCTCAGATGGGAGGATGAAGATtgacagggctggggaaaggggcaaAAACCACTCCTGCAGGGGGACTGGCCTCAGACAATTCCATGTGTGGGTagcactgggagctgggctggagaCTCATCCCCATGGGATAGCTTGGTCTCTGGGGTTTCCTTGGTTGGCCGGGCCTCCCCTTCTCAGCAGGGGCTCCCAGTACCATTGGTAACACCATCCCATCCCAGCCACCCAGCAGTGTTGCTTTGGCCCATGGCCAATGGGAGAAGGCTCTCAGTGCACCATCCCTgagggaggcagagctgggcatggcCCTGTCAAAATGGGAGTGAGtatgggggattgtggggggtGAGTGAAGGGGTATGTGTAATGGGTGTTTGTGAGAGAGCGGTGGATGTGAGCGATGGCTGTGTTTGTGAGTTTGAATGTGTGTGCAATAGTTGTGTgaccagctctgtgtgtgtggtggttttgtgtgtgcaatgattgtgtgtgtatgtgtcagaTGGCTCTGTGTGTGCTGACTGGATTTGTGTAACggttgtgtgtgtgcacgtaCACAGTGGTTGTGCGTGTGTGAAATGGTTGTGTCTGCGCATGCAATGGCTGTGTGAACAATGGTTGTGCATGCTATGGtagtgtgtgcatgcatgatgGCTGTTTGGTCCTGTGATGTTTGTGTGGACATGTCTGGTGACTGTGTGATGGGTGTATATgtgacaggggtgtgtgtgtgtgcgtgtgtgtgatggatgtggGTATGCACGATGGGTGTATGTGTGACAGGTGTGTGTGAGATACCTGTAGGTATGCGTGAGAGGTATATGTatgatgcatgtgtgtgtgtttgtgtgagacaGCTGTGGGTGTTATGGGTGTAtgtgtgacgtgtgtgtgtgtgaaggctgGGTATATGTgtaacaggtgtgtgtgtgtgacagctgTGGGTACATGTGGTATGTGTATGTGTGGCTGGTGTGTGTGCAACAGGTGTGGGTATGAATGATAGGTGTATGtgtgacaggtgtgtgtgtgacaacTCTGAGTATATGTGATGGGTGTATGtgtgacaggtgtgtgtgtgtgacagctgTGGATATGCGTGATGGGTGTATGtgtgacaggtgtgtgtgtgtgagacagctGCATCTGCGTGTGCGTTGACTGTGTGTGCAACTGCTGTGTATGTGTGCACTGCCCTTACCCAGCAAGAGGTGCGAGAGCGCCAGGGCCACGCTGAAGGGCGAGAAGACCACGTTGGAACCAGTGCCTTCCACCTCGGCCAATTTCGAATAGAACTTAAGTGCAAAATCAGTCAGCGCCGTTGCAACCCTGGGGCTCTCCTCCTTGGAGTCGTCCCCACAGGTTCCCCAGGGGTCACTGGGTGGGCACCGCTGAGGTGTTGTGATGGGTGCTGTAGTGGCTTCAGTGGTCGGTGCAGCAGTGGGCTCCTTGGCTGGCTCCTTTTCTAGCTCCTTGGCTGGCTCCTTGTCTAGCCCGTTGGTCTGCTTCTCGGACAGCTTCTTATCTAGCCCCTTGGCTAGCTCCTCGACTGATTCCTTGTCTAGCTTCTTGGCTGGCTCCTTGACTGGCTCGTTGTCTGGTTTGTTGTGTGGCTCATCTAGCTCCTTGCCCAGCTCTGTGGTATTCTGGATCTCTGGTACACAGGAGAGACAGGTTTGCATAATTTTTGGTGGGGCCCAGAACagtcccacccccccactgcccacaacacctgccttgtaagccaatatacagtaactcctcacttaaagtcgtcctggttaacgttgttttgttgttacattgctcatcaattagagcagtggttctcaaactttttttttcgcgGACCATTTGAAAATTGTTGAGGGtcttggtggaccacttaatgatctttccaaatgttgtttgtaccgttagctgactattgtaaagcgctttggataaaaaacccttaacatttttttgttctacacataaaagcaccaactcatattttaatatcagtatgTCACGGAgcccccaggcgatgctctggaactgctccctacgaagccagtcaggattctgaggaagtctcctttctgtgaacagactgtcttcaggacacacagctcacacaacttccaccttcctgggtctgacctgggagcattcagcatcctctgcacctccgtgtgcttcccacagcgagtctgcccaggcgggctcctggggaagccagagggtcctgcaccccaactttgcagtcagacatgactcttagccagccagtaaaacagaaggtttattagacgacaggaacatgatctaaaacagagcttgtaggtgcagagaacaggacccctcagctgggtccattttgggggggcagtgagccagacaaccccatctgcacttcactctatgtccccagccagccccaaactgaaactctctccaacccctcctcctctgggctttgtccctttcccgggccaggaggtcacctgattcctttgttctccaacacctttagctctcaccttgcaggggggaagggccaggccatcagttgccaggaaacagggtgtcggccattctctgtgtccagacccctgcacacacctgctctctagggctctgcaacaatcatacacacttatcccaccacctagatacttaagaactgcataggggaaactgaggcacccccccaatattcagaggaaacattaagaacagtcccgctttgtcacacAGTAGTCTTAACCTTTCTAATGAGATGGATGTACCCTCTCTCCCCTaccgcagcagcccctgagctggggctgggaaggagggctgtctctccccggcagacgcagccctggagctggggaaagtcgcctctttctctggccgccgcagccccTCACGACaccaattccccccacccccttttgtcACACGACTGCcctctcccacctaccccttaGTTCCCCCAAGACCACCACCTGACCTTACAAGTGCATTTTCTCCAGCGTCCAGGCACTTAATTAGTGGAGCCaggcctgcacagctccactaattaggtgggtgccCTTCATTGTTTCATGTGCGGTCGcccaggtgtgcaccttagaAGGAACTATCCATGGACCACCTGAACGGAGCTCGcggcccacagtttgagaacctctgaattcgggaacatgctcatttaaagttgcgcaatgctcccttataacgttgcttggcagccgcctgctttagccactgcttgcaggaagagcagcctgttggcgCTAGCTGgagggggcttggaaccagggtggaccggcagctcCACtgagttccctgtgcggcagcagGCTAGCAATTGCTAGgaagttcagctgtccctctccccactgccctgtgctgctcctgccctctgccttggagctgctcccagtagcctcctgcttgctgtgcatggggtgggaagaggggtgctaatgtcatgGTGTGTcccccccgctcctgccccctgTTCCTTTACCCCATCCACAGAgcggcgggcggggggggagtcagggcagacacgacagggctcaggatgctggcagcagctgcggtCTCAACTTGCAGAtctaagctattaccagcaggacagtgggtttgtgtgtgtgtggggtgcgtgtgtgagaaaacctggatttgtgctggaaatggcccaacttgattatcatacacattgtaaggagagtgatcactttagataagctattaccagcaggacagtggggtgggaggaggtattgtttcatgatctctgtgtgtatataatgtctgctgcagtttccacggtatgcatccgatgaagtgagctgtagctcacgaaagctcatgctcaaataaattggttagtctctaaggtgccacaagtactccttttcttttttcttaaaatggcaatggacttagagtggggtcagcgtacttaaaggggaatGCACGTCtctatctctctcacacacacacaggttgtgtgtctctgtctctctctgccatgctgtctcccctccctccattcgtgctgtcttgtagagtgtgaggctacattaacaacaatgtgttaacccctgagggctcagctgagtgctaattcatcatttagcagtaaggcatcccctgggaaatatcccactcCCTGACTTCACctcctcaaccaagcttcacaatcatcattgctgtgtacagtatttgtttgtttaaaacttatgctgtgtgtctatatatatatatagtcttttgtctggaaaaaaaaattcactggaACCGAACCCCcgt of the Eretmochelys imbricata isolate rEreImb1 chromosome 6, rEreImb1.hap1, whole genome shotgun sequence genome contains:
- the SERPING1 gene encoding plasma protease C1 inhibitor: MKSWLILVWLVTFAGDWLDGAEGDKQHSASKFPLQATGHDSTGEIQNTTELGKELDEPHNKPDNEPVKEPAKKLDKESVEELAKGLDKKLSEKQTNGLDKEPAKELEKEPAKEPTAAPTTEATTAPITTPQRCPPSDPWGTCGDDSKEESPRVATALTDFALKFYSKLAEVEGTGSNVVFSPFSVALALSHLLLGARGETKERLESILSYPSDLVCVHTPLQRLLKSQALISASKFFLRQGLPLNEAFLNQSLRFYNSRPQELSGNKTQDLQLINKWVRDVTKNKIKRLLKELEPDVQLVLLNAVYFQSKWKTTFKVKNTVNETFYRPGQAPIRVPMMTSKKYPLAFFNDPSLQAKVGRLQLSHNMSLIVIVPQHVSQMLAEVERKLTKETFTAVMKKLMDSPFKSTVVSLPKLKLDSSHNLMDILGEMDYGIFYDSNLCGISEAEDLLVTSAQQRAMLELNEEGVEAVAATAFSVARTAWVFDVQQPFFFVLWNDNHSFPMFMGHVNDPRV